Sequence from the Sphingosinicella ginsenosidimutans genome:
CTGCCGTCGTCACGCTCGATCTTGGCCTGCCGCCCGATCCCGACGGCGTGAGTGAAGGCTTCGCCGCGCTCGAGACGATCCTGTCGCTGAAGCCCGAGACCAAGGTGATCGTCGCCTCCGGCCACGGCGCGCGGGAAAGCGCGCTTCGGGCGATCGCGTCGGGCGCCTATGATTTCTACCAGAAGCCGGTCGACATCGATCAGCTCGGCCTCATCGTCCGCCGCGCATTCCAGCTTCACGGCATCGAGAGCGAGAACCGGCGTCTGGAAAGCCGGGTCGGCGAGGACCGCACCGTGCTCGGCACGATGGTGACGGCGGCGCCGGAGATGCTGAAGGTCGCCCGCACGATCGAGCGCGTCGCCAATACCGACGTTTCGGTCATGCTGCTCGGCGCGAGCGGGACCGGCAAGGAACTGCTCGCCCGCGGCCTCCACGAGGCGAGCCGGCGGCGCGGCGGCGGCTTCGTCGCGATCAATTGCGCGGCGATCCCCGAAAACCTGCTCGAGGCCGAGTTGTTCGGCTATGAAAAGGGCGCTTTCACCGGCGCGATCAAGACGACCGAGGGCAAGATCGAGCTCGCCCATGGCGGGACATTGTTCCTCGACGAGGTCGGCGACATTCCGCTGCCGCTTCAGGTCAAGCTGCTGCGATTCCTGCAGGAACGGGTGATCGAGCGGATCGGCGGTCGCAAGCCGATCGCGGTCGACACCCGCATCGTATGCGCGACCCATCAGGATCTCGACGCGATGATCGCGGCGGGCACGTTCCGCGACGATCTCTATTATCGCCTCGCGGAGATCGTCGTCAGGATTCCGAGCCTTGCCGAGCGCCACGGCGACGCCGCCTTGCTCGCCAAGCATTTCCTCGGCCGCTTCGCGCGCGAGATGAACCCGGCGGTGAAGGGATTCGCGCCGGGCGCGCTGGCGGCGATCGAGGCGTGGGGCTGGCCCGGCAACATCCGCGAACTCGAAAACCGCCTCAAGCGCGCGGTGATCATGGCCGACGGCAAGCTCGTCACCGCCGAGGATCTCGATCTGCCGGCCGAGGCGATGGACGCCCTGCCGGTCAACCTGAAGACGGCTCGCGAGGAGGCGGATCGCCGCGCGATCCGCAAGGCGCTCGCCCAGACCGAGGGCAATATCTCCGGCGCAGCGAAGCTGCTCGGGATCAGCCGGCCGACCCTCTACGACCTGCTCAAGCAATACGGACTCCAGCCTTGAGGCAGCGCGCCCTCCTTGCGCTGCTGATCCTGCTGGCCGCCTGCTCCGGGCGGGCGGGGACGCCGTATCAGCGCGGGCTGGCGGCGTTCGAATCCGGCGACATGTCGACCGCGAAGGTGGAGATCATGAACGCGCTCCAGCTCGATCCGGGCGATCGCGCGGCCCGGATCGTGCTCGCCCGGATCGATCTTGCCGCCGGCGACGGTGTCGGCGCGGAGGCCGAGATCGCCCGAGCCCGGCAGAACGGCGCGCCGGCGGCCGACACCGCGCATCTGCTCGCGGAGGCGAAGCTGCTTCAGGGCGATCCCCGCGCTGCGATCGGCGAGGCCGCCGGCGCGGCCCCGGCCTTCGGCGCGGCGGCGGCGCGGATCATGGGCCGCGCCTATCAGGCGCTCGGCGACGGTGCGAACGCCCTCATCCAGTTCAACCGCGCGCTTGCCCTCGCTCCCGAGGACAGCGCCGTTTGGACCGATCTCGCGCGTTTTCGCCGCGCCAACGGAGACCTTGGCGGCGCGCTCCAGGCGGCGGACCGCGCCGTCGCGCTGAAACCGCGCAACACCGATGCCCTGGTGCTTCGCGGCGAGCTGACCCGAAGCCAGTACGGGCTCGCCGCCGCCTTGCCCTGGTTCGACCGTACGCTCGAGATCGATCGCAACAATCTCGCCGCCCTGCTGGATCGCGCGGCGACCTATGGCGACATGGGGCGGATGCGCGACATGCTGGCCGACGCACGCCAGGCGCACCAGCTGACCGGCGGCAACGCCACCGCTTATTATCTCCAGGCCGTGCTCGCCGCGCGCGCCCGCGATTGGACATTGGCGCGCGATCTTTACGCGCGCACCAACGGTGCGTTCGAAGGCGCGCCGGCGGGCCAGCTGCTCGCCAGCGTGATCGATCTCGGCCTCGGCAATGACAGCCAGGCCGCCGACCGGCTCGGCCAGCTCATCAGCAATCAGCCCGGCAACCGCAAGGCCCGGCGCCTGCTCGCGCTGGCACGGTGGCGCTCCGGCGATGCGGCGGGGACCATCGCCGCCCTGCGGCCGATCGCCGACCTCGCCGACGCGGACAGCTATAGCCTGACCCTGATCGGCCAGGCGCTCGCGCGATCCGGCGACGCGGCGGGCGCGGCGCGTTACCTCGCCCGGGCGGCGATGCCGCAGCAGGGTTCCCTCGCCGCGCTGCAGCCGCTGAGCGACGAGGAGTTCGCGGCCGTCCGCGCGGCGGCAGAACGCGATCCCGACAATGGCCCCACGCAGGTCCGGCTGGTGTCGGCGCTGCTCGCCCGAGGGCTTGGCGGGGAGGCACTGGCGCGCGCGCGGCGGCTCGCCGCCGCCAATCCGGGCGCGCCGGAACCTGCCATCCTGCTCGGCGACGCGCTTGGAACGCAGGGCGACTTCGCGGGCGCCGCCGAGCAATATCGCCGCGCAGCCAATCTCGAATTCACCGAGCCGGTCGCGCTGCGCCTGATCGAGGCGCTGCAGCGGTCCGGCCAGGCTGCCGCCGCCGATCAGGTGCTTGCGCTGTTCCTGCGCGAAAATCCGCAGAACATTCCCGCACTGACGCTGCGCGCCGGCCGGTTGATGCAGGCCGGGGACTGGGCCAACGCGGCGCGCGTTTATGAGACGCTGCGTGTCCGGATCGGCAACAACGACGCGACCATCCTCAACAATCTCGCCTGGGCCTATTCCGAGCAGGGCGATTATGGGCGCGCAATCCCGCTCGCTCGGCGGGCGTGGTCGCTCGATCGCGACAATCCCGCGACGGCGGACACGCTCGGCTGGATCCTGTTCAAGAGCGGCGTGGACCGCGCCCGTGGCCTCGTCCTGTTGCAGCAGGCGGCGCGCGGCGCCCCTTCGGACGCCGCGATCCGCAGCCGGCTGGAACAGGCCCGCCGGGGCTAGCGTCCGGACGAGAGGAGGCCGGATCGATCCTCGCGATTCGATCCGACCCCGATCTGCCTCAGCGCAGCGTCGCTGAATCCAGGTTCAGCTCGCCAAGCGGAATCACCGTCACGTTGGGATGATCGCGCTGCAGGGCGGGCAGGAACTGCGACGCCTCGCCGACGATGACGATCGTCGCGCCGGCGGGCGAGAGCAGGTCCCTCGCCGCCGCCTGCGCGTCCGCCGGCGTGATCGCGAGCACGGCCTGCTGGTAGCGACCGATTTCCTCGGGGCTGACATCGCGCAGGACATAGGAGGCGATGGTGCTGGCGATGCCCGAGGTCGTTTCGGCGTCGCGGCCGAAATCGCCCAGCAGCGAGGCCCGGCGCGCGTCGAGCTCGGCGGCCGGGACCGGCTGGGCGCCGAGCCGCTGCATTTCGGCGAGCGTCAGCCCGAGCACCTCGGCGGCCGCATCGTTGCGAGTCTGCGTCAGGGCCGAGAATGGCCCCGGCGCGCGGCGCGCATCGATCGAGCTTCCGGAGCCGTAGGAGAGGCCCCTGCGGATGCGGATCTCCTGGTTCAACCGCGCGCTGTAACCGCCGCCGAGCACCGCATTGGCGACGAGGGCGCGATAGAAACCTGGATCGTTGCGGGCGATGGTGTTGCGGGTCACCGCGACCGCCGCCTGGCCCGATCCCGGCATGTCGATGACGACGATGTTCGTCGCGTCGCTCGCGGCCGGCGCGGGCGCGGCCGGGGCGGGCGAAGGCGCTGCCCCGGTCCAGCTTCCGAAATAGCGTTCGGCAAGCGCGCGGGCCTGCGCCGGCTCGATGTCGCCGCTGAGAATCAGGGTCGTGCCGGCGGGAGTCCAGGCGTTGCGATAGGCGTTCTGGATGTCTTCCCGGGTGATCGCCGCCAGCGAGCGCGCCGTGCCGCCGGCGGGGTGGCCGTAGGGCGCCGCGCCATAGACGAGACGGGCCGACGCCATGCGCGCCACCGCCGCCGGGCTGTGCATGGCGACATTGACGCTGTCGATGGCGAGCGCGCGCTGACGGTCCAGCTCGTCCGCCGCGAGCGCCGGATGCTGGGCAACGTCGGCCATGAGGCCGAGCGCCGGATCAAGCTCGCCGGTCTGCACCGTGACCGACAGCGTGGCGCCATCCCACCCGGCAGCGCTCGAAAGCGAGGAGCCGAGCGATTCCGCGGCGCGATGGACTTCGGTCGCCGAACGAGTCACGGTTCCTTCGGTCAGCAGCGAGGCGGTGAGCCCGGCGGTTCCGGCGCGATCGGCGGCGTCAGCAGACGAGCCGCCTCCCCGCGCAATCAGCGCAGCCGTAACCAGCGGCACCTCATGGCGCGGCACCGTCACCACCTGCAAGCCATTGGCGAGCCGGCTGGTGACCGGCACCGGCATCGCCTGCACGACTGCGGGGGCCGGCGCGGGCGGCTGGACGCGCTCCGCCTCGGGCGCAGGCTCGACGACGTCGAGATGCGCCGGCGGCGTCAGCACTGCGGTCTGCACCGTTGCAGGGACGGCGATCTGGTCGGTGGCGGCGCCCTCAGGGCGCGCTTCGGCCGCCAGATAGTGGATCGCGGCCGATGCGTTGTCGTTCAGCCAGCGCCGCGCAACCCGCTGGATGTCCGCAGGCGTCACCGCGGCGATCCGGGCGAGCCGCCGGTCGGCCGCGCCCGCATCGCCGGCGACGACAACCGCTTCGGCAAGGGTCGAGGCCTGGCCCTCGGCGGTCTCGCGCTCGCGAAGCGCGGCATTGATGAGCTCGTTCTTGGCTTCGCTCAGTTCTGCCGCCGTCACCGGCTCGTCGCGCATCCGAGCGATCTCGCGCCGAAGCCCGGCCTCCCCCGCATCGGGCGACTGGCCCTGGGCCAGGATCGCATAGACCGCGAAGACGCCGCGTCCCTGCTTGGTATCGAGCGACGAGCTCGCCTGCGCCGCGATCCGGTCGCGATAGACGAGCGTGTCGTGCAGGCGCGAGCTGTCGCCGGTCGAGACGATCCCGTCGAGCACCTCCATCGCCGCGGAATCGGGATCGTTCGCGGCGGGCGCCGGATAGGTGATGGCGACCGCCGGCAACGGCGTGTTGGGTTCGTAGACGGTGTAGTGGCGCGGCGTGGTTCGCGGAGGTTCCTGCACGGTCACGCGGGGGATTTGCGTGGTCGGGCGCGCGATCGGGCCGAAATATTGGTCGATCCAGCGGTCGAGCTGGGCATCGTCGAAATTGCCGGCGACGAACAGCACCGCATTGTCGGGCCGGTAATAGACCTGGTGGAAGGCGCGCACATCGTCGATCGTCGCCGAATCGAGATCCTCGATGCTGCCGATGCCCGAACGGGCATAGGGATGCACGTCATAGGAGACCATCGGCAGATAGAGATAGAAGAGCCGGCCGTAGGGCTGGGCGAGGACGCGGCTGCGCAATTCCTCCTTCACCACGTCCCGCTCGGACGCGAAGCTCGCCGGATCGATGACGAGCCCGCTCATGCGCTCGGCCTCCGCCCACAGCAGGGTCTGGAGATGGTTGGCGGGGACGACCTCGTAATAATTGGTGTAATCGTCATTGGTCGACGCGTTGTTGTAGCCGCCGACATCCTCGGTCATCCGATCGAAGCTCTCCGCCGGCAGGTTGCGGGTCGCCTTGAACATCAGATGCTCGAAGAGGTGGGCGAAGCCGGAACGTCCGCGCGGATCGTCCTTCGATCCGACATCGTACCAGACCTGCACCGACACGTTCGACGTGTTCGCGTCGCGAATCGAATAGACCCGAAGGCCGTTGGCGAGCGTGCGCGTGCGATAGACGATCGGGGCGACCTGCGATGCGGACGCGGCCGGCGCGGCGGGGGCCGGCGTCTGCGCCGAGGCGACGCCGCCGAGAAAGGCGATGGCCAGTGCGGCCGGCGCCGCACGCGTAAGCAATCCAATCATCGATGAAACCCTCCCAGGAACCGGCACGCTAGCTGCGCCGCCGGTCCGCGCGCGTCAACCCGCCAGGGCCTCGGCCTGCTCCGCCAGCTCCAGCCAGCGCGTCTCGGCCTCGTCGCGTTCGGCGCGGGCGGCGGCGATCGAATTGGTCAGCGCTTCGAACAGCTTGGGATCACGCGCGTAAAGCGTCGGATCGGACAGCGCCGCCTCATCGCGGGCGATCGCCGCCTCCAGTTCCTCGATCCGTCCGGGCAGGAGATCGAGATCGCGCTGATCCTTGTAGGACAGCTTTTTTCGCGCCGGCGGTCGCTGGTCCCGAGCGACGTCAGGGGACGCCGGCACGGGTTCATCGCGAACGCCCCTCGACTGTGCTCGGGGCGAGCGAGACTGGCCGGGCCGCTTCCTTTTCCGTTCCCAATCCTCATAGCCGCCGGCGACGATGTCGACCTTGCCCGATCCATCGAGGCCGAGCGTGATCGTCACCGTCCGGTCGAGAAAGTCGCGATCGTGGCTGACGATGAGGACGGTGCCTTCATAATCGGCGATCACCTCCTGAAGCAGATCGAGCGTCTCCATGTCGAGATCGTTGGTCGGCTCGTCCAGCACCAGCAGGTTCGATCGCCGCGCGAACTCGCGCGCGAGCAGCAGGCGCGATCGCTCGCCGCCCGACAGGCTGCCGACCTTTGCATCCACCAGGTTCGGATCGAACAGGAACTCCTTGAGATAGCCCTGCACATGCTTCTTGTGGCCGCGCACCTCGATCCAGTCGCCGCCGTCGGCGAGAATGTCGCGAACGCGCTTGTCGGGATCGAGCAGCTTCCTTTGCTGGTCGATCATCACGCCGGACAGGGTCCTGGCGCGCGTCACCGTGCCTTCGTCCGGCGCGATCTCGCCGGTCAGCAGCTTGAGCAGGGTCGTCTTTCCCGTGCCGTTGGCGCCGACGACGCCGATCCGGTCGCCGCGCTGGATCCGCAGCGTGAAATCCCGGATGATCGTGCGGTCACCAAATCTCTTGGTCACCTGATCCGCCTCGATCACCATCTTGGTGCGCACGTCGTCATTCTCGACCGCGAGCTTGGCCGTCCCGGCAGGGCCGAGCATCGCGGCGCGGGCCGCGCGCATTTCGTGCAGTTTCGCGAGCCGCCCCTGGTTGCGCCGGCGCCGCGCGGTCACGCCGCGCTGGAGCCAGTGCAGTTCCAGCTTCAGCTTCGCGTCGAGCTTTTCGGCGGCGCGCGCCTCTTCTTCATAGACCCGCTCGGTCCATGCCTCGAACCCGCCATAGCCGACCTCGGCGCGCCGCAGCTGCCCGCGATCGAGCCAGAAGGTCGAGCGGGTGAGGCGGGTGAGAAAGGTGCGATCGTGGCTGATGACGATGAACGCGCCGGTATAGCGGCCGAGCCAGTCCTCCAGCCATTCGATGCCGGCGAGATCGAGATGGTTGGTCGGCTCGTCGAGCAGAAGCACGTCCGGCTCTGCCGCCAGCGCGCGCGCGATCGCCGCGCGGCGGCGTTCGCCGCCCGATGCGGTCTTCGCCTCACGCGAGAGATCGAGCCCGATCTGATCGGCGATCGCCTCGACTTCGTGCGCCGCCGCCGGCCCCGACAGGGCGAAATCGCGAAGCGTCGCAAAGCGCGTCACGTCCGGATCCTGTTCCAGGAGCACGACCTTGGTGCCGGGCTGGATCGTGCGCCGCCCCTCATCGGTTTCGATGAGGTCGGCGAGGCATTTGAGCAAGGTCGTCTTGCCCGCGCCGTTGCGCCCGATCAGCGCGAGCCGGTCGCGCGCGCCGACGAACAGGTCGAGATGGCGGAAGAGCCAGCCGGCCCCCTGGACGAGGCCGAGATTTTCATAAGCGAGAACAGGTGCTGCCATGGCGGCCAGATAGGGCGTCGCTGCGGAGCCGTCACCCCGGGACTAGAAATCGCTGCTGCCGAACCGGCCGACGCCCTTGTTGAAGCCGGGCGGATCGAGGACCGAGATGTCGAGTTCCAGCGGCGCGCCGATCCAGCGCGCCAATGTCGTGTGATCGGCGACATCGTCGTCGGTGAGCGGGTGGATCAGCGCGCGAAGCCCGCTCGCCTCGATCGCGTCGATCACCGGCACGAGCGTGCGCTGCGGGAAGTGAATCTCGAACTGCGGGAACGGATGGGGTCCGACGGGGCGATCGACCATGCGCCCGACGAAGAGGATGCGGCGCTCCCCGTCGTTCCCGGCAAGGCGCTGGAACGACTCGCGCAGACTGGCCGCCGCCGCGCGCTCCCCGGCGGAAAAATAGACATGGGCGTGGAAAGGCGCATCGCCATCGCTCATCGGCCGGGTCCTCTCTGGTCGCGCCTATCGAAGGCGGCGGGTGGCGGCAAGGCCGTCCACCGGGCCGCAGGCCGCGAAGGCGATAGGCCAGGCGGACGATTCAGGATAGACTGGCGCGGTTCGAAAGGGGGGCGACATGCCAGTCATCGGAATGGGCGGATATTTCTTCCGCGCGAAGGACCCGCCCGCGCTCAAGGCCTGGTACAAGGCGCATCTCGGCGTCGGCGGCGGCTGCGGGACGGACGAGTCCGGCCGGTCGAACGAATGGGTGTGGTTCACCGCCGGCGGCCCGATGGTGTTCGAACCGTTCAAGCACGACACCGACTATTTCCCCGCCGACCGCACGGCGATGATCAATCTGCGCGTCGATGGCCTTGAGGCCCTCGTCGCCGATCTTCGCGCCGCCGGCATCGAGATCACCCGCGAGGAAAACATGGACGGCGTCGGCCGTTTTGCCCACATCCACGATCCGGAGGGCAATTTGATCGAATTGTGGGAGCCGGAACCGCGCGGCTGATGTGCGGGACGACGCGCCGCCCGGCCCCTAGTGATACCCATCCTCGCCGACCTTGCCGCGAAACACCCAGTAGGACCAGGCGGTGTAGGCGAGGATGAGCGGGATCAGCACCACCGCGCCGATCAGCATGAATATCTGGCTGGTTGGCGGCGCGGCGGCTTCCCAGATGGTGACGCGGCCCGGGATCACGTCCGGCCAGATCGAGATGCCGAGCCCGACCAGGGTCAGCGCGAACAGGACCAGCGTGCAGACGAAAGCGAGGAAGTCCCGTCCGCGCCGCACGCCCTCCCAGCCGACCAGTGCGACGCCGCCGAACAGGAACGGCATGAGCGCCGTCACCATCAACCCCGGCATCTGGAACCAGCGCGCATAATATTGCTGCTCGAGATAGGGGGTCGCGAGGCTGACCGCGCCGACCAGGATCAGGAAGGCCGGGAAAAGCCACGAGGCCATCCGGCGCACCCGATCGTGCAACGCCCCTTCCGTTTTCCAGATCAGCCAGGTCGCACCGAGCAGCGCGTAGGCGACGGTGAGGCTGAGTCCGGTCAGCAGGCTGAACGGAGTCAGCCAGTCCCACCAGCCGCCGGCATAAGCCCGGCCCTCGATATGGATGCCCTGCAGGAGCGCGCCGAGCGTGATCCCCTGCGCCAGCGTCGCGACGAGCGAGCCGAAAAAGAAGCCGGCGTCCCAAAATTTGCGATGGCCCTCGTCGCGCCAGCGGAACTCGAAGGCGACGCCGCGGAAGACGAGGCCGAGCAGCATCGCGATCAGCGGCGCGTAAAGCGCCGGCAGCACGATCGCATAAGCCAGCGGAAAGGCCGCCAGCAGCCCGCCGCCGCCCATCACCAGCCAGGTCTCGTTGCCGTCCCACACCGGGGCGATCGCGTTCATCGCCTGGTCGCGTTCGCGTCCGACCGGGAATTGAGGGAAGAGGATGCCGATGCCGAGATCGAAGCCGTCCATGAAGACGTACATCGCGACCGCGACGGCGATGATGATCGCCCAGATCACAGTGAGGTCCATCAGCGTGCCTCCTCGTCTGGCCGCTCGAGCGCCGGCGCGGGGGTGATGCCGGCCGTGCGGACCGGGATCTCCGCGACCCCGGGCTCCAGCGCCGCCGGCGGATGCGCCATCAGCCGCAGGAGGTAGAAAATACCCATGGAGAACACGGCGCAATAGACGAGCACGAAGGCGATCAGCGATCCGGTGACGCCGGGCGCCGCGATCGGCGAGACGGCGTCTTCCGTCCTCAGCAGGTGATAGACGACGAAGGGCTGGCGGCCGACCTCGGTCGTCACCCAGCCGGCGATGACCGCGACGAAGCCCGAGGGTCCCATCAGCAGCGCGAAGCGATGCAGCCAGCGCCATTCGTAGAGCCGGCGCCGCCAGCGGGCGATGAAGCTCCAGATTCCGAGCGCGAGCATCAGCACGCCGAGCCCGACCATCAGCCGGAAGGACCAGAAAAGAATGCCGACCGAGGGCCGGTCGCGCGGCGGGAAGGCATCGAGGCCGACGATCGGCGCGTTCGCATCGTGCCGCAGGATCAGCGAGCCGAGCCGCGGAATCTCGACCGCGGCGCGCATCTGCTGGTCGCGGTCGTCGGGGATTCCGAACAGGATCAGCGGCGCGCCCGACAGGTGGCTTTGATAATGCCCCTCC
This genomic interval carries:
- a CDS encoding ABC-F family ATP-binding cassette domain-containing protein produces the protein MAAPVLAYENLGLVQGAGWLFRHLDLFVGARDRLALIGRNGAGKTTLLKCLADLIETDEGRRTIQPGTKVVLLEQDPDVTRFATLRDFALSGPAAAHEVEAIADQIGLDLSREAKTASGGERRRAAIARALAAEPDVLLLDEPTNHLDLAGIEWLEDWLGRYTGAFIVISHDRTFLTRLTRSTFWLDRGQLRRAEVGYGGFEAWTERVYEEEARAAEKLDAKLKLELHWLQRGVTARRRRNQGRLAKLHEMRAARAAMLGPAGTAKLAVENDDVRTKMVIEADQVTKRFGDRTIIRDFTLRIQRGDRIGVVGANGTGKTTLLKLLTGEIAPDEGTVTRARTLSGVMIDQQRKLLDPDKRVRDILADGGDWIEVRGHKKHVQGYLKEFLFDPNLVDAKVGSLSGGERSRLLLAREFARRSNLLVLDEPTNDLDMETLDLLQEVIADYEGTVLIVSHDRDFLDRTVTITLGLDGSGKVDIVAGGYEDWERKRKRPGQSRSPRAQSRGVRDEPVPASPDVARDQRPPARKKLSYKDQRDLDLLPGRIEELEAAIARDEAALSDPTLYARDPKLFEALTNSIAAARAERDEAETRWLELAEQAEALAG
- a CDS encoding M16 family metallopeptidase translates to MIGLLTRAAPAALAIAFLGGVASAQTPAPAAPAASASQVAPIVYRTRTLANGLRVYSIRDANTSNVSVQVWYDVGSKDDPRGRSGFAHLFEHLMFKATRNLPAESFDRMTEDVGGYNNASTNDDYTNYYEVVPANHLQTLLWAEAERMSGLVIDPASFASERDVVKEELRSRVLAQPYGRLFYLYLPMVSYDVHPYARSGIGSIEDLDSATIDDVRAFHQVYYRPDNAVLFVAGNFDDAQLDRWIDQYFGPIARPTTQIPRVTVQEPPRTTPRHYTVYEPNTPLPAVAITYPAPAANDPDSAAMEVLDGIVSTGDSSRLHDTLVYRDRIAAQASSSLDTKQGRGVFAVYAILAQGQSPDAGEAGLRREIARMRDEPVTAAELSEAKNELINAALRERETAEGQASTLAEAVVVAGDAGAADRRLARIAAVTPADIQRVARRWLNDNASAAIHYLAAEARPEGAATDQIAVPATVQTAVLTPPAHLDVVEPAPEAERVQPPAPAPAVVQAMPVPVTSRLANGLQVVTVPRHEVPLVTAALIARGGGSSADAADRAGTAGLTASLLTEGTVTRSATEVHRAAESLGSSLSSAAGWDGATLSVTVQTGELDPALGLMADVAQHPALAADELDRQRALAIDSVNVAMHSPAAVARMASARLVYGAAPYGHPAGGTARSLAAITREDIQNAYRNAWTPAGTTLILSGDIEPAQARALAERYFGSWTGAAPSPAPAAPAPAASDATNIVVIDMPGSGQAAVAVTRNTIARNDPGFYRALVANAVLGGGYSARLNQEIRIRRGLSYGSGSSIDARRAPGPFSALTQTRNDAAAEVLGLTLAEMQRLGAQPVPAAELDARRASLLGDFGRDAETTSGIASTIASYVLRDVSPEEIGRYQQAVLAITPADAQAAARDLLSPAGATIVIVGEASQFLPALQRDHPNVTVIPLGELNLDSATLR
- the prsR gene encoding PEP-CTERM-box response regulator transcription factor; protein product: MNMPVKPKLLIVEDDEGLQRQLRWAYDDYEVLVAADRAGALDIVRAAEPAVVTLDLGLPPDPDGVSEGFAALETILSLKPETKVIVASGHGARESALRAIASGAYDFYQKPVDIDQLGLIVRRAFQLHGIESENRRLESRVGEDRTVLGTMVTAAPEMLKVARTIERVANTDVSVMLLGASGTGKELLARGLHEASRRRGGGFVAINCAAIPENLLEAELFGYEKGAFTGAIKTTEGKIELAHGGTLFLDEVGDIPLPLQVKLLRFLQERVIERIGGRKPIAVDTRIVCATHQDLDAMIAAGTFRDDLYYRLAEIVVRIPSLAERHGDAALLAKHFLGRFAREMNPAVKGFAPGALAAIEAWGWPGNIRELENRLKRAVIMADGKLVTAEDLDLPAEAMDALPVNLKTAREEADRRAIRKALAQTEGNISGAAKLLGISRPTLYDLLKQYGLQP
- a CDS encoding VOC family protein, translated to MPVIGMGGYFFRAKDPPALKAWYKAHLGVGGGCGTDESGRSNEWVWFTAGGPMVFEPFKHDTDYFPADRTAMINLRVDGLEALVADLRAAGIEITREENMDGVGRFAHIHDPEGNLIELWEPEPRG
- a CDS encoding tetratricopeptide repeat protein: MRQRALLALLILLAACSGRAGTPYQRGLAAFESGDMSTAKVEIMNALQLDPGDRAARIVLARIDLAAGDGVGAEAEIARARQNGAPAADTAHLLAEAKLLQGDPRAAIGEAAGAAPAFGAAAARIMGRAYQALGDGANALIQFNRALALAPEDSAVWTDLARFRRANGDLGGALQAADRAVALKPRNTDALVLRGELTRSQYGLAAALPWFDRTLEIDRNNLAALLDRAATYGDMGRMRDMLADARQAHQLTGGNATAYYLQAVLAARARDWTLARDLYARTNGAFEGAPAGQLLASVIDLGLGNDSQAADRLGQLISNQPGNRKARRLLALARWRSGDAAGTIAALRPIADLADADSYSLTLIGQALARSGDAAGAARYLARAAMPQQGSLAALQPLSDEEFAAVRAAAERDPDNGPTQVRLVSALLARGLGGEALARARRLAAANPGAPEPAILLGDALGTQGDFAGAAEQYRRAANLEFTEPVALRLIEALQRSGQAAAADQVLALFLRENPQNIPALTLRAGRLMQAGDWANAARVYETLRVRIGNNDATILNNLAWAYSEQGDYGRAIPLARRAWSLDRDNPATADTLGWILFKSGVDRARGLVLLQQAARGAPSDAAIRSRLEQARRG
- a CDS encoding DOPA 4,5-dioxygenase family protein; this encodes MSDGDAPFHAHVYFSAGERAAAASLRESFQRLAGNDGERRILFVGRMVDRPVGPHPFPQFEIHFPQRTLVPVIDAIEASGLRALIHPLTDDDVADHTTLARWIGAPLELDISVLDPPGFNKGVGRFGSSDF
- the cydB gene encoding cytochrome d ubiquinol oxidase subunit II, whose protein sequence is MDLTVIWAIIIAVAVAMYVFMDGFDLGIGILFPQFPVGRERDQAMNAIAPVWDGNETWLVMGGGGLLAAFPLAYAIVLPALYAPLIAMLLGLVFRGVAFEFRWRDEGHRKFWDAGFFFGSLVATLAQGITLGALLQGIHIEGRAYAGGWWDWLTPFSLLTGLSLTVAYALLGATWLIWKTEGALHDRVRRMASWLFPAFLILVGAVSLATPYLEQQYYARWFQMPGLMVTALMPFLFGGVALVGWEGVRRGRDFLAFVCTLVLFALTLVGLGISIWPDVIPGRVTIWEAAAPPTSQIFMLIGAVVLIPLILAYTAWSYWVFRGKVGEDGYH